In one window of Pseudodesulfovibrio sediminis DNA:
- a CDS encoding ABC transporter substrate-binding protein — protein MRNLIWIPCLLCLILALSGCNASDDSSSADSHVPGVSDTTIRLGSSLALTGHAGYLGTQTLRGAYAYINHINETGGVHGRTIEIEAKDDSYDPPKCLANTQRFIIDNSVFALFCYVGTPTTVKALPLVEEARIPLIGMFTGANGLRDPFNRYVVNIRASYYQETEAAVTHLVKDLDINRIAVFYQYDAYGFDGLIGTELALKKFNMEPVARGSYIRGTQDVEEGLDRILTTRAEAVVMIGTYRACARFVNLAREHQYNPIFYTVSFVGAEELARRIETTSPANVLMSQVVPPPSTISMNSGAASDYVNLLNQYFPDDTPSFVGLEGFLNARVLVEGLRKAGRDLTREKFIDAIESIKNLPLGPGMSITYGPEDRQGMETIYFTRLEGDHFVPFADWPGLKQKMEALQ, from the coding sequence GTGAGAAACCTGATCTGGATACCCTGCCTGTTGTGCCTGATCCTGGCATTATCAGGCTGCAACGCCTCGGACGACTCCTCGTCCGCAGATTCTCATGTTCCCGGCGTATCCGACACCACCATCAGGCTCGGCTCTTCCCTGGCGCTGACCGGCCATGCCGGGTATCTCGGCACCCAGACCCTTCGCGGTGCCTACGCCTATATCAATCATATCAATGAAACAGGCGGCGTCCATGGCCGGACCATAGAAATTGAGGCCAAAGACGACTCATACGACCCGCCCAAATGCCTGGCAAACACCCAGCGATTCATCATCGACAACTCGGTGTTCGCGTTATTCTGCTATGTGGGCACCCCCACCACGGTGAAAGCGCTCCCCCTGGTGGAAGAGGCCCGGATTCCCCTTATCGGCATGTTCACCGGCGCCAACGGCCTGCGGGACCCCTTCAACCGCTATGTCGTCAATATACGGGCCTCCTACTATCAGGAGACCGAAGCCGCCGTGACGCATCTGGTCAAGGACCTGGACATCAACAGAATCGCCGTCTTCTACCAATATGATGCCTATGGATTCGACGGTCTGATCGGCACGGAGCTGGCCCTCAAGAAATTCAATATGGAGCCGGTGGCTCGCGGATCCTATATTCGGGGAACCCAGGATGTGGAGGAAGGACTGGATCGCATTCTGACGACAAGAGCCGAGGCCGTGGTCATGATCGGCACCTACAGGGCATGCGCCCGCTTCGTGAACCTGGCCCGCGAACATCAATACAACCCCATCTTCTACACGGTCTCCTTTGTGGGCGCGGAAGAGCTTGCCCGACGCATCGAGACCACTTCACCGGCAAATGTGCTCATGTCGCAGGTGGTCCCTCCCCCGTCCACTATCTCCATGAATTCCGGGGCTGCCTCCGATTATGTCAATCTGCTCAACCAGTATTTCCCGGACGACACCCCCAGCTTCGTCGGGCTTGAGGGGTTTCTCAACGCCCGGGTTCTGGTGGAAGGGCTGCGCAAAGCCGGTCGTGACCTGACCCGTGAAAAATTTATCGACGCCATTGAATCCATCAAGAACCTTCCCCTTGGTCCAGGCATGTCCATCACCTATGGCCCGGAAGATCGCCAGGGCATGGAGACCATCTATTTTACCCGCCTTGAAGGTGATCATTTCGTGCCTTTTGCGGACTGGCCCGGATTGAAGCAGAAGATGGAGGCGCTTCAATGA
- a CDS encoding 4Fe-4S dicluster domain-containing protein, whose protein sequence is MSKTFFIDLTKCTACRGCQVACKQWKKLPAEKTENWGSHQNPKDLSGVTLKLVRFEEVGDNANMQWLFFPEQCRHCVEPPCLDAMTVPGSIVHDQETGAVVYTELTAQEPDKDGFGMACPYDIPRVNEETGQVVKCDMCIDRVRIGLLPACVQTCPTGAMNFGDREEMLALADKRLEAAQKRYPDAELVDADSVRVIYLVQTDPDSYYESLSADASSIRQRGPMSRKQFLAKLGRPVKNMTS, encoded by the coding sequence ATGAGTAAGACATTCTTCATCGACCTGACCAAATGTACTGCCTGTCGTGGTTGCCAGGTTGCCTGCAAGCAATGGAAAAAGCTGCCCGCTGAAAAGACCGAAAACTGGGGCTCTCACCAGAACCCCAAGGATCTGTCCGGCGTGACCCTGAAGCTGGTCCGCTTCGAGGAAGTGGGTGACAACGCAAACATGCAGTGGCTGTTCTTCCCGGAACAGTGCCGCCACTGTGTCGAGCCGCCCTGCCTGGACGCCATGACCGTTCCCGGTTCCATCGTCCATGACCAGGAAACCGGTGCCGTGGTCTATACCGAACTGACAGCGCAGGAACCGGACAAGGACGGCTTCGGCATGGCCTGTCCCTACGACATTCCCCGTGTCAACGAGGAAACCGGACAGGTGGTCAAATGCGACATGTGCATTGACCGCGTCAGGATCGGGCTGCTGCCCGCCTGTGTGCAGACCTGCCCCACCGGCGCCATGAACTTCGGCGACCGCGAAGAAATGCTGGCCCTTGCGGACAAGCGTCTCGAAGCAGCGCAGAAGCGATACCCCGATGCGGAGCTGGTGGACGCCGACAGCGTGCGCGTTATCTATCTGGTGCAGACCGACCCGGACAGCTACTATGAGTCCCTGTCCGCAGACGCCTCCTCCATCCGGCAACGCGGCCCCATGTCCAGGAAACAGTTCCTGGCCAAGCTGGGACGCCCGGTCAAGAACATGACGTCGTAA
- the fdnG gene encoding formate dehydrogenase-N subunit alpha, protein MHTNRRNFLKLSAVAATATVFGGLGLGCKAKAAPMVDRAAAMSPQWSKQTTSICCYCAVGCGLVVNTSLKTMKAINVEGDPDHPVSEGALCAKGASIWQLADNDRRPDSVLYRAPYSDKFEKVELAWALERIAHNVKKTRDATWTEKNAKGQIVNRCDGIASVGSAALDNEECWAYQTMLRSLGLVYVEHQARIUHSATVAALAESFGRGAMTNHWIDIQNSDCILIMGSNAAENHPISFKWVTKAQEKGATLIHVDPRFTRTSAKADMYAGIRSGADIAVLGGMIKYILDNDLIFKDYVVDYTNASFIIGDKYKFDDGIFAGYNAETKSYDKSQWAFAMDADGNPKKDPTLTDPKCVYQMLKKHYERYNLDEVSTISGVSKKQLTELYTLYTATGKPNKAGTIMYAMGWTQHTVGVQNIRTMAMIQLLLGNIGIAGGGVNALRGESNVQGSTDHCLLYHILPGYLKTPKAGQDTLAAYDKAYTPVSHDPKSANWWQNYPKYSASLIKSMWQDDTPADAYGFLPRLDSASAAEYSWLTLFDKMDKGQFKGLFAWGMNPACSGANANKNREAMANLDWMVNVNIFPNETGWFWEGPGMDPKKIKTEVFFLPCAVSIEKEGSITNSGRWMQWRYKGPDSPHGLKPDGDLMYELMKEIQHLYKKEGGVYPEPITRLTWDAIATDGVFDPHKTAKLINGHFTRDVEVKGKQFKKGDLVPSFAYLQADGSTASGNWLYCHSYTSKGNMAARRDLTQTPEQAKIGLYPNFSWCWPVNRRILYNRASVDLKGNPWNPEKPVIQWTGPETKWKGDVPDGGWAPGSKYAFIMRKHGFGQLYGPGRADGPFPEYYEPLECPVKSHPFSGTLHNPTALSFDTEEKAVCDPKFPFVGTTYRVTEHWQTGLMTRNCTWLTECEPQVFVEMSPELAELRGIENGTKVMVESLRGSIWAKAIITKRLKPFEVQGTIVHQVGLPWHFGWTWPKDGGDSANILTPSVGDPNTGIPETKAFMVNVKKM, encoded by the coding sequence ATGCATACCAATCGAAGAAACTTCCTCAAGCTCTCCGCTGTCGCGGCCACGGCCACGGTCTTTGGCGGACTCGGGCTTGGCTGTAAGGCGAAAGCGGCTCCCATGGTCGATCGCGCTGCCGCCATGTCCCCGCAGTGGAGCAAACAAACCACATCCATCTGCTGTTACTGTGCAGTGGGCTGTGGCCTCGTCGTCAACACATCCTTGAAAACCATGAAAGCCATCAACGTCGAAGGTGATCCCGATCACCCCGTCTCTGAAGGCGCTCTGTGTGCCAAGGGTGCATCCATCTGGCAGTTGGCCGACAACGACCGCCGCCCGGATTCCGTCCTGTACAGGGCACCCTATTCCGACAAATTTGAAAAAGTCGAACTCGCATGGGCACTCGAAAGAATCGCCCACAACGTGAAAAAAACACGTGACGCAACATGGACCGAAAAGAATGCGAAAGGCCAGATTGTCAATCGCTGCGACGGTATCGCCTCCGTAGGCTCCGCCGCTCTGGATAACGAGGAGTGCTGGGCCTACCAGACAATGCTCCGCAGCCTTGGTCTGGTGTATGTGGAACACCAGGCTCGTATCTGACACAGCGCAACTGTTGCGGCTCTGGCAGAGTCGTTCGGACGCGGTGCGATGACCAATCACTGGATCGACATCCAGAACTCAGATTGTATTCTTATAATGGGCAGTAACGCTGCCGAAAACCACCCCATCTCCTTCAAGTGGGTGACCAAGGCGCAGGAAAAGGGTGCTACCCTCATCCACGTCGACCCACGCTTCACCAGGACCTCGGCAAAAGCCGACATGTATGCGGGCATCCGCTCCGGCGCCGACATTGCAGTGCTCGGCGGCATGATCAAGTACATCCTGGACAACGACCTGATCTTCAAGGATTACGTCGTCGATTACACCAACGCATCCTTCATCATCGGTGACAAATACAAATTCGATGATGGTATCTTCGCCGGATACAACGCCGAAACCAAATCCTACGACAAGTCCCAGTGGGCCTTTGCCATGGATGCCGACGGCAACCCGAAAAAGGACCCGACCCTCACAGATCCCAAGTGTGTCTATCAGATGCTGAAGAAACACTACGAACGGTATAATCTGGACGAGGTCTCCACCATCTCCGGTGTGAGCAAGAAACAGCTGACTGAACTGTACACGCTCTACACTGCCACAGGTAAACCCAACAAGGCCGGTACCATCATGTACGCCATGGGTTGGACCCAGCATACCGTCGGCGTGCAGAACATCCGTACGATGGCCATGATCCAGCTCCTGCTGGGCAACATCGGTATCGCTGGCGGCGGCGTCAATGCCCTGCGCGGTGAATCCAACGTTCAGGGTTCCACCGACCACTGTCTGCTCTACCACATCCTCCCCGGCTACCTGAAGACTCCCAAGGCAGGACAGGACACCCTGGCAGCGTATGACAAGGCATACACGCCTGTCTCCCATGATCCCAAATCCGCCAACTGGTGGCAGAACTATCCGAAATATTCCGCCTCGCTCATCAAGTCCATGTGGCAGGATGACACGCCGGCGGATGCCTACGGCTTCCTTCCCAGACTCGATTCCGCATCGGCCGCCGAGTACTCGTGGCTGACTCTGTTCGACAAGATGGATAAGGGCCAGTTCAAGGGACTGTTCGCATGGGGCATGAACCCCGCCTGTTCCGGCGCCAACGCCAACAAGAACAGGGAAGCGATGGCCAATCTGGACTGGATGGTCAATGTCAACATCTTCCCCAATGAAACCGGTTGGTTCTGGGAAGGCCCCGGCATGGATCCAAAGAAAATCAAAACCGAAGTCTTCTTCCTGCCCTGCGCGGTCTCCATTGAGAAGGAAGGTTCCATCACCAACTCCGGTCGCTGGATGCAATGGCGCTACAAAGGCCCGGATTCTCCGCACGGCCTGAAGCCGGACGGCGACCTCATGTACGAGCTGATGAAAGAGATTCAGCACCTGTACAAGAAGGAAGGCGGCGTATACCCCGAACCCATCACCAGGCTTACCTGGGATGCCATCGCCACCGATGGAGTGTTCGACCCGCACAAGACCGCAAAACTGATCAACGGCCACTTCACCCGTGACGTGGAAGTCAAGGGCAAGCAGTTCAAGAAGGGCGACCTGGTTCCCAGCTTCGCTTACCTGCAGGCCGACGGCTCCACCGCCTCCGGCAACTGGCTGTACTGTCATTCGTACACCAGCAAGGGCAACATGGCCGCTCGCCGCGACCTGACCCAGACCCCGGAGCAGGCAAAGATCGGACTCTATCCGAACTTCTCCTGGTGCTGGCCCGTCAACCGCCGCATCCTCTACAACAGAGCGTCCGTCGATCTCAAGGGCAACCCCTGGAACCCGGAAAAGCCTGTTATCCAATGGACCGGCCCCGAAACCAAGTGGAAGGGCGATGTGCCCGATGGCGGCTGGGCCCCCGGCTCCAAGTACGCCTTCATCATGCGCAAACACGGCTTCGGCCAGTTGTACGGCCCCGGCCGCGCAGATGGTCCGTTCCCCGAATACTACGAACCGCTGGAATGTCCGGTGAAGTCACATCCCTTCTCCGGCACCCTGCATAACCCGACCGCCCTCTCCTTCGACACCGAAGAAAAGGCTGTCTGTGATCCCAAGTTCCCGTTCGTGGGCACGACCTACCGCGTGACCGAACATTGGCAGACCGGTCTGATGACCAGAAACTGCACATGGCTCACCGAGTGTGAACCCCAGGTCTTCGTGGAAATGAGCCCGGAACTCGCCGAACTCAGAGGGATCGAAAACGGCACCAAGGTCATGGTGGAATCACTCCGAGGCTCCATCTGGGCCAAGGCGATCATCACCAAACGACTGAAGCCGTTTGAAGTGCAGGGAACCATCGTCCATCAGGTGGGCCTGCCCTGGCACTTTGGCTGGACATGGCCCAAGGATGGCGGCGATTCCGCGAACATCCTGACCCCGTCCGTTGGTGACCCGAACACGGGTATCCCCGAAACCAAGGCGTTCATGGTCAACGTCAAGAAGATGTAA
- a CDS encoding transposase, producing the protein MPHAYTPDIAGGFETLLHDDDKAREYLLGHLWPTGAPFCPRCGHRKVYTLSGDRLRCASCKYTFQPFSCRWINNGALSPSEWLRLVTLFVEEKSVHQMKQELSLSYNTVYKALTAIRFAILAHAIDARQLISPATGLDSYLKGNRLTGGPREMRMDTIPVYGILRKDKMVFIDLVLGLQAETLFHFHMNFHLKLIRTGNLVYSDRYKEYDALMFCGNDSLPYNVIRRYDEQPYIDEVQDDFWKYAQSRVKRFRGISCQRFPLYMKELEFRFNNRDKALPEILAAYLCALVPSME; encoded by the coding sequence ATACCCCATGCGTATACGCCGGACATTGCCGGGGGCTTTGAGACGCTTCTGCACGATGACGACAAGGCGCGGGAATACCTGTTGGGCCATTTATGGCCCACAGGTGCCCCTTTCTGTCCGCGATGCGGTCACCGAAAAGTCTACACCCTGTCAGGGGACAGGCTCCGCTGCGCCAGTTGCAAATACACCTTCCAGCCCTTTTCCTGTCGATGGATCAACAACGGTGCGCTCAGCCCCAGCGAATGGCTGCGACTGGTCACCCTGTTCGTTGAAGAGAAAAGCGTCCATCAGATGAAACAGGAACTCTCGCTTTCATACAATACTGTGTACAAGGCGCTCACCGCGATCCGATTCGCCATCCTGGCCCATGCCATTGACGCGCGCCAGCTCATCAGTCCGGCCACAGGGCTGGATTCCTATCTCAAGGGGAACCGGCTCACGGGCGGCCCTCGGGAGATGCGCATGGACACCATCCCGGTCTACGGCATCCTGCGCAAGGATAAGATGGTCTTCATCGATCTCGTCCTCGGTCTTCAGGCGGAGACGCTGTTTCACTTTCACATGAACTTCCACCTGAAGCTCATCCGCACGGGCAACCTTGTCTACTCCGACCGGTACAAGGAATATGACGCCCTCATGTTCTGCGGCAACGATTCGCTGCCATACAATGTCATTCGCCGCTACGACGAACAGCCCTACATTGACGAAGTGCAGGACGATTTCTGGAAATACGCCCAATCCCGCGTAAAACGATTCCGAGGCATTTCCTGCCAGCGCTTCCCCCTCTACATGAAAGAACTTGAATTCCGGTTCAATAACCGCGACAAAGCCCTGCCCGAAATACTGGCCGCCTATCTCTGCGCGCTGGTTCCTTCCATGGAATAA
- a CDS encoding formate dehydrogenase accessory protein FdhE → MEFNLDDSRRRLKGKITQLKKKSYISTELIDLLEAVAAQQLEARAESEVTLPGIEHFASPEAVLQGVPLLGREDFPIDKPQAEKLLGTFITLLVDMGGPLGDGARAVREALDSNDLTSDELFQKFLEDDHKFFAPWAERMPEAPRTLSFLAFASLSPSLEAVGAQLAPNLPEVKVNPVGTCPICGSLPLISTLREKEGFRHCTCSFCRHEYRVKRIACPVCGEEDQKKLTFFTVEEEPGFRVDVCDTCKTYIKTIDFRDLDRIAVPILDDLDSLALDYVAAGQGYKRATLSAWGF, encoded by the coding sequence ATGGAATTTAATCTGGATGATTCTCGGCGCAGGCTCAAAGGCAAGATTACTCAACTGAAGAAGAAATCATATATTTCCACAGAGTTGATAGATCTGCTCGAAGCTGTGGCCGCACAACAGCTGGAAGCCCGAGCCGAATCAGAGGTTACGCTCCCTGGCATCGAGCACTTTGCTTCACCCGAAGCCGTGCTGCAAGGTGTACCGCTGTTGGGCCGCGAGGATTTTCCCATCGACAAGCCCCAGGCCGAAAAGCTGCTCGGCACGTTTATCACGTTGCTTGTCGACATGGGCGGCCCTCTGGGCGATGGAGCCCGGGCCGTGAGGGAAGCGCTTGATTCCAACGACCTGACCTCAGACGAATTGTTTCAAAAATTCCTTGAAGACGACCACAAATTCTTTGCGCCCTGGGCTGAACGCATGCCCGAGGCCCCGCGCACGTTGTCCTTCCTCGCCTTTGCCTCCTTGAGCCCGTCACTGGAGGCCGTGGGCGCGCAACTGGCTCCCAACCTGCCCGAGGTCAAAGTCAATCCGGTCGGGACCTGCCCCATCTGCGGCAGCCTGCCCCTGATCTCCACGCTCAGGGAAAAAGAAGGGTTCCGCCACTGCACCTGTTCCTTCTGCCGTCACGAATACCGGGTCAAGCGCATTGCCTGCCCCGTATGTGGCGAAGAAGACCAGAAAAAGCTGACGTTCTTCACCGTAGAAGAAGAGCCCGGCTTCCGTGTCGATGTCTGCGACACCTGCAAAACATATATCAAGACAATAGATTTCCGCGATCTGGACCGTATTGCCGTGCCCATCCTGGATGACCTGGATTCCCTGGCACTCGACTACGTGGCGGCCGGTCAAGGCTACAAAAGGGCAACCTTGTCTGCCTGGGGCTTCTAA
- the fdhD gene encoding formate dehydrogenase accessory sulfurtransferase FdhD, with translation MDSFDYDIHEYKTGFAKKHITSIRETGLTIMLNGREVVTLLCTAKYPEYLAIGFLKSDAFISSPDQITDLTVRDEGDRLVAEVETCHDPWKDRIMERSITSGCGKGTNFGRNVTTISKRRLTGDIKVTPEQILSLARELHSRSTLYNTTRGCHNSSLCTPDKMLLFREDIGRHNAIDMICGQCFLDNVSVENKMIVSTGRIASEILLKVCRIGVPILASTAVATSFSVELARKTGITLIGNIKDDSFWVYNDQGRIIGF, from the coding sequence ATGGATTCATTCGATTACGATATTCACGAGTACAAAACAGGCTTTGCCAAAAAGCATATCACGTCCATTCGGGAGACCGGACTGACCATTATGCTTAACGGGCGAGAGGTCGTCACTCTGCTCTGCACGGCAAAGTACCCTGAATACCTGGCTATCGGGTTCCTGAAGTCCGATGCATTCATCTCCAGTCCGGACCAGATCACCGACCTGACCGTCAGGGACGAAGGGGATCGACTGGTCGCTGAAGTCGAGACCTGCCATGACCCGTGGAAGGATCGGATCATGGAACGCTCCATCACCTCCGGGTGTGGCAAGGGAACCAATTTCGGTCGGAATGTAACCACTATCTCCAAACGGAGACTGACAGGCGATATAAAAGTCACACCGGAACAAATTCTTTCCCTGGCCAGAGAACTGCACAGCCGCTCCACCCTCTACAACACCACCCGTGGATGCCACAATTCATCCCTGTGTACCCCGGACAAAATGCTCCTGTTCCGGGAGGACATCGGACGCCACAATGCCATAGACATGATCTGTGGACAGTGCTTCCTGGACAACGTTTCCGTGGAGAACAAGATGATCGTCTCAACAGGACGTATAGCCTCGGAAATACTCCTTAAAGTATGCCGTATTGGTGTGCCCATACTGGCCTCCACGGCCGTGGCCACCAGCTTCTCGGTAGAGCTGGCCCGCAAGACCGGCATCACGCTTATCGGCAACATCAAGGACGACAGTTTCTGGGTCTACAACGACCAGGGCAGGATCATCGGATTCTAG
- a CDS encoding M20 family metallopeptidase codes for MIQTIKQFLTENEQAMFDLLEKVININSWTANKPGVDAVANVFLRAVKEMGFTTRIDSQPVSGDHVVAANAARLNTGGGALLIGHMDTVFPPDMGFDTYRKDGGTIYGPGVIDMKSGIVTAIFAARALQAAGLDDIPLGFVFNSDEETGSPNSRVLITEEARKSDFCFVMESSGPGGEIITGRKGRIVFDVTATGQAAHAGHCPVPRPSAIVALAHKITAMEKLNGYDDGTTLNSGVIEGGVGPNTVAAHATARVETRFTSPAHRAHVWAAINDIVNSTEVDGTACNVEIVIERPPMMETEANLGLYSVVEASARELGMDVRPNFRGGGSDANIISEIGIPVLDGLGPFGGKLHTVDEYMFADSMMHSALLTAVSIINGHKKYQ; via the coding sequence ATGATACAGACCATTAAACAGTTTCTGACAGAGAACGAGCAGGCCATGTTCGATCTCCTGGAGAAGGTAATCAATATCAACAGTTGGACAGCCAACAAGCCGGGCGTGGACGCGGTGGCGAACGTCTTTCTGCGTGCCGTGAAAGAAATGGGGTTCACGACCCGCATCGACTCCCAGCCTGTCAGCGGCGATCATGTGGTGGCCGCGAACGCCGCTCGATTGAATACAGGCGGCGGCGCGCTCCTGATAGGGCACATGGACACGGTCTTTCCCCCGGACATGGGGTTCGATACATACCGCAAAGACGGCGGCACCATCTACGGACCCGGCGTCATCGACATGAAATCAGGCATCGTCACCGCCATATTTGCGGCCCGGGCACTCCAGGCAGCAGGGCTGGACGATATCCCTCTAGGCTTTGTCTTCAACTCGGATGAAGAAACCGGCTCCCCCAATTCCCGCGTACTCATCACTGAAGAAGCCAGAAAATCCGATTTCTGTTTTGTCATGGAGTCCAGCGGCCCGGGCGGCGAGATCATCACCGGACGCAAGGGACGCATCGTCTTTGACGTCACGGCCACAGGGCAGGCGGCACATGCCGGACACTGTCCGGTGCCCCGCCCCAGCGCCATCGTGGCCCTGGCCCACAAGATCACGGCCATGGAAAAACTGAACGGGTACGACGACGGCACCACGCTGAACTCCGGCGTCATCGAAGGCGGCGTGGGGCCGAACACCGTGGCCGCGCATGCCACGGCACGGGTGGAGACACGGTTCACCTCTCCCGCGCACCGCGCACACGTCTGGGCGGCCATCAACGATATCGTGAACTCCACCGAAGTGGACGGCACAGCCTGCAATGTGGAGATCGTCATCGAACGCCCGCCCATGATGGAAACCGAGGCCAACCTCGGGTTGTACTCGGTTGTCGAAGCCTCGGCCCGGGAGCTGGGCATGGATGTGCGCCCGAACTTTCGCGGCGGCGGGTCCGACGCCAACATCATTTCGGAAATCGGCATCCCGGTGCTGGATGGCCTCGGCCCCTTTGGCGGCAAGCTGCATACCGTGGACGAATACATGTTTGCCGACTCCATGATGCACAGCGCCCTGCTGACAGCGGTGTCCATTATCAACGGACACAAAAAATATCAGTAA
- a CDS encoding response regulator: protein MANQVHILVFDNGTGFASLLTERLEQYGYTVNTATNYNETFNGLEEAPCHVAVLDMNMPGLGGLQQIKVLRATFPGVKVIMLTDDNPKETMDCLRAGAFDYQTKPVHVDILTAVIRNAAEPVPLYGKKPPCRIS, encoded by the coding sequence ATGGCCAATCAGGTACACATTCTCGTGTTTGACAACGGCACAGGCTTTGCCAGCCTTTTAACCGAAAGACTTGAACAATACGGTTATACCGTAAACACGGCAACGAACTACAATGAAACCTTCAACGGACTGGAAGAGGCTCCTTGCCATGTGGCTGTGCTCGACATGAACATGCCCGGTCTCGGCGGATTGCAACAGATCAAGGTCCTCCGCGCCACTTTTCCGGGCGTGAAGGTGATCATGCTCACTGACGACAACCCAAAGGAGACCATGGACTGCCTCAGGGCCGGAGCCTTCGATTACCAGACCAAGCCCGTCCATGTTGACATTCTGACAGCGGTAATACGTAACGCCGCCGAACCCGTGCCGCTGTATGGCAAGAAGCCGCCGTGTCGGATCAGCTGA
- a CDS encoding sensor histidine kinase: MHPEKKSSYEGLSRNIVLTVITVSMAPLILVGGLIFHQFRSIYRVKVYSHLCEVVDKHKDTVNTFLLEKLNEVQYLSRAYSYAELTAPGVLSETLRGMQQQYGRIFVDLGIVDEQGRQVSYAGPFNLLDADYAEADWYVNSRDRASSISDVFLGLRQSPHFIISINSEDADRKWTLRATIDFLAFTHLVENIRIGETGYAYILNSEGVFQTRHADNREQRLTLTPVKNIPYPEAPQGVTISESEGSDGETYLTISSDLKNGEWQLVYQQSVADAFSDMSRTENITLLVFLLGGLCIVVMAVVVSRKLVHRCKFIDAESELLNRQMVETGKLAAIGELAAGIAHEINNPVAIMIEEAGWVSDLLEDEGGELPSCSEIDRALAQVATQGRRCKDITHKLLSFARQTDSRVGEVDLPLLIREVVEISMQQARCVRVEFSLDLDESVPSVHASVTELQQVLLNLINNAIQAMESDGGTLAIACFADSSHAIMEVADTGPGIPAANLSRIFDPFFTTKPVGKGSGLGLSICFGIIHQMGGEIDVESTVGVGTRFTIRLPLPHVSHEQKTVAKEIHHV, from the coding sequence ATGCATCCAGAGAAAAAATCCTCATATGAAGGGTTGTCCCGCAACATTGTGTTGACCGTGATTACTGTCTCCATGGCTCCGTTGATTCTCGTGGGTGGCCTGATTTTCCATCAATTCCGTTCCATATATAGAGTAAAGGTCTATTCGCATCTCTGCGAGGTGGTGGACAAGCACAAGGATACGGTAAACACGTTCCTGTTGGAAAAGCTCAATGAGGTGCAGTATCTCAGCCGCGCCTATTCCTATGCCGAACTGACAGCTCCCGGTGTCTTGAGTGAAACCCTGCGCGGCATGCAGCAGCAGTATGGCCGCATTTTTGTGGATCTCGGCATAGTAGACGAACAGGGCCGTCAGGTGAGCTATGCAGGGCCGTTCAATCTGCTCGATGCCGACTATGCCGAGGCGGACTGGTATGTGAACTCGCGCGACCGCGCATCTTCCATCAGTGATGTCTTCCTCGGGTTGCGCCAGTCGCCCCATTTCATCATTTCCATCAATAGTGAGGACGCGGATCGCAAGTGGACCCTGCGTGCCACCATAGATTTCCTGGCCTTCACCCATCTGGTGGAGAACATCCGTATCGGTGAAACCGGGTACGCCTATATTCTCAACTCCGAAGGCGTGTTTCAGACCCGGCATGCGGACAACCGCGAGCAGCGGCTGACGCTGACGCCGGTCAAGAACATTCCCTATCCGGAAGCGCCCCAGGGGGTGACCATCAGCGAATCGGAAGGCAGCGACGGCGAGACCTATCTGACGATTTCCTCGGACCTGAAGAACGGTGAGTGGCAGTTGGTCTACCAGCAGAGCGTGGCCGATGCCTTTTCCGACATGTCCCGTACCGAAAACATTACGTTGCTGGTCTTTCTGCTGGGCGGTCTCTGCATCGTGGTCATGGCCGTTGTCGTCTCCCGCAAGTTGGTACATCGGTGCAAGTTCATTGATGCGGAATCCGAACTCCTGAACAGGCAGATGGTCGAGACCGGCAAGCTGGCCGCCATTGGCGAGCTGGCAGCGGGCATAGCCCATGAAATCAATAATCCCGTGGCCATCATGATCGAGGAGGCGGGCTGGGTTTCCGATCTGCTTGAAGACGAAGGCGGGGAACTGCCGTCCTGCAGTGAGATTGACCGTGCCCTGGCTCAGGTGGCGACCCAGGGGCGTCGGTGCAAGGATATCACCCACAAACTGCTCAGTTTTGCCCGGCAGACCGATTCCAGGGTGGGCGAAGTCGATCTGCCTTTACTCATCCGTGAGGTGGTGGAGATATCCATGCAGCAGGCGCGCTGCGTGCGGGTGGAGTTCTCTCTTGATCTCGATGAGTCGGTGCCCTCGGTTCATGCCTCGGTCACGGAGTTGCAGCAGGTGCTGTTGAACCTGATCAACAACGCCATTCAGGCCATGGAATCCGATGGCGGAACCCTTGCCATTGCCTGTTTTGCCGACAGTAGTCATGCGATCATGGAAGTGGCTGACACCGGCCCCGGTATACCCGCCGCCAACCTGAGCCGGATATTCGACCCATTTTTCACCACCAAGCCGGTGGGCAAGGGGAGCGGCCTCGGCCTCTCCATATGTTTCGGAATCATCCATCAGATGGGTGGAGAGATAGATGTCGAGAGCACTGTGGGCGTGGGGACCCGATTCACCATTCGGTTGCCGCTTCCGCATGTCTCCCATGAACAGAAAACCGTAGCAAAGGAGATTCACCATGTCTGA